A window of the Falco biarmicus isolate bFalBia1 chromosome 10, bFalBia1.pri, whole genome shotgun sequence genome harbors these coding sequences:
- the LOC130156202 gene encoding olfactory receptor 4S2-like — translation MENASSVKEFVLLGLSENEGVQKIFFVMFLFFYIIIVAGNLLTVITVISCQHLNSPMYFFLCYLSFADICYSSVTAPKMIADFLVERKTISFVGCIAQLFGVHFFGCTEIFILIVMAYDRYIAICRPLHYTSLMTRRVCGWMVIGSWVGGFVHSAVQTLLIVQLPFCGPNQIDHYFCDVHLLLQLACTDTYAVGIVVVANSGVMTLSCFFLLVVSYVVILVSLKSQTSERRLKALSTCGSHIIVVILFFGPCTFIHIRSSNNLPKDKTVAVFYTVITPMLNPLIYTLRNKEVKSALRKLWSRKVFFSRSQFWVLLGNYLTIAYRRCH, via the exons ATGGAGAATGCAAGCAGTGTGAAGGAATTTGTTCTTCTGGGCCTCTCAGAGAATGAAGGggtgcagaaaatattttttgtgatgtttctgttcttttatattattattgtGGCAGGAAATCTACTCACTGTTATCACTGTAATTAGCTGTCAGCATCTGAACTCCCCCatgtatttcttcctctgctaCCTGTCCTTTGCAGATATCTGTTACTCTTCTGTCACAGCTCCCAAAATGATTGCTGACTTCCTTGTTGAAAGGAAAACCATCTCCTTTGTGGGTTGCATAGCACAGCTGTTTGGGGTACATTTCTTTGGCTGCACAGAGATCTTCATCCTCATAGTGATGGCCTACGATCGCTACATTGCCATCTGCAGACCTCTCCACTACACCAGCCTGATGACCAGGCGTGTGTGTGGCTGGATGGTGATCGGCTCGTGGGTAGGAGGCTTCGTGCACTCCGCAGTGCAGACTCTTCTAATCGTTCAGCTCCCCTTCTGTGGCCCTAACCAAATCGACCACTACTTCTGTGACGTCCACCTCCTGCTGCAACTGGCCTGTACTGACACCTATGCTGTGGGCATTGTTGTTGTTGCCAACAGCGGAGTGATGACTCTGAGCTGTTTCTTCCTCCTGGTTGTGTCCTATGTTGTCATCCTGGTTTCCTTAAAAAGTCAAACATCTGAAAGGCGGCTGAAAGCCCTCTCCACCTGTGGGTCCCACATCATTGTGGTGATTCTGTTCTTTGGACCATGCACATTCATCCACATACGTTCATCCAACAATCTGCCAAAGGACAAGACCGTGGCAGTGTTTTACACTGTCATCACACCCATGCTGAACCCACTCATCTACACGCTAAGAAACAAGGAGGTGAAGAGTGCCTTGAGAAAACTGTGGAGTAGAAAA gtttttttctctaggtCTCAattctgggtgctgctgggcaaCTATTTGACCATAGCTTATAGAAGGTGTCACTGA
- the LOC130156093 gene encoding olfactory receptor 4S2-like: protein MENKPNVTEFILYGLTRDKTLAKVCLSLFLVFYGTIILGNLLIIITIKTSEQLSSPMYFFLGFLSFVDISYSTVTAPKLIYDLLVEQKTISFVGCIAQVFAGHFFGCTEIFLLTVMAYDRCIAICKPLHYTNIVNKHACGWLVAASWVGALVHSVVQTLLVIQLPFCGPNEIDHYFCDVHPLMKLTCTDTYIIAVSVAANSGVISVSCFVVLVVSYAVILVSLRTRSSEGRLKALYTCTSHITVVVLFLGPCIFIYMRPSTTFSADKIVSVFYTIITPMLNPLIYTLRNEEVKNAMKKLWSRKVKRSER, encoded by the coding sequence ATGGAGAACAAACCCAATGTGACAGAGTTCATCCTCTATGGACTGACACGAGACAAGACATTAGCAAAAGTGTGCTTGTCATTATTCTTAGTCTTCTATGGCACTATCATTCTTGGAAACCTGCTTATCATCATTACTATAAAGACAAGTGAACAGCTGAGTTCtcccatgtacttcttcctcgGTTTCTTGTCTTTTGTAGATATCAGTTACTCTACTGTCACAGCTCCCAAACTAATTTATGACCTTCTTGTTGAGCAGAAGACAATCTCTTTTGTGGGCTGCATAGCTCAAGTGTTTGCAGGCCATTTCTTTGGGTGCACTGAGATCTTCCTTCTCACAGTGATGGCCTATGACCGTTGCATTGCTATATGCAAGCCGCTTCATTACACAAATATTGTGAACAAACATGCCTGTGGCTGGCTGGTGGCAGCTTCTTGGGTGGGAGCCCTTGTACACTCAGTGGTGCAGACCCTGCTGGTCATTCAGCTGCCATTTTGTGGGCCCAATGAGATTGACCACTATTTCTGTGATGTTCACCCTTTGATGAAGCTGACCTGCACTGACACCTACATCATTGCTGTCAGCGTGGCTGCCAATAGTGGTGTGATTTCCGTGagctgttttgttgttcttgttgtgTCCTATGCTGTTATCTTGGTTTCTCTGAGGACACGCTCTTCTGAAGGGCGTCTCAAAGCACTCTATACATGTACTTCCCACATCACCGTTGTAGTTCTGTTCCTTGGTCCGTGCATCTTCATCTATATGCGCCCTTCCACCACCTTCTCAGCAGACAAGATAGTCTCGGTCTTCTACACCATCATCACGCCTATGCTCAATCCCTTGATCTACACTCTCCGAAACGAAGAGGTGAAAAATGCTATGAAAAAGTTGTGGAGCAGAAAAGTGAAGAGGAGTGAGAGATGA
- the LOC130156203 gene encoding olfactory receptor 1509-like codes for MAPGNFSHVAPGNFSHVTEFILLGLSDTRELQVLFFIFFFLAYIMVLLGNLLVFVTVRTDPKLSSPMYFLLCNLSFIDICYISVTSPRLMVDLLSQKKAIAFADCIAQLFFLHFLGASEMFLLTVMAYDRYAAICKPLHYTAIMSRPVCWTLVSACWAGGFLHSIVQTLLTIQLPFCGPNTIDSYFCDVPLVVRLACTDIYITEWLMASNSGLISLLCFLVLVISYTFILVRIRVHFTGGHWKALSTCASHVMVVTLFFVPCIFIYLRPFSTLPLDKHICVIYTVFSPVMNPLIYTLRNKEMKASMWKLISRFLNWAEWPCAFP; via the exons ATGGCACCAGGAAACTTCTCCCATGTGGCACCAGGAAACTTCTCCCATGTGACTGAATTCATCCTTCTGGGACTTTCTGATACAAGGGAGTTGCAAGtcctcttcttcatcttcttcttcCTGGCCTACATCATGGTTCTGCTGGGGAACCTTCTCGTCTTTGTGACAGTCAGGACTGACCCCAAGCTGTCCTCACCCATGTACTTTCTCCTCTGCAATTTATCCTTCATAGATATCTGCTACATTTCTGTCACCTCTCCCAGGTTGATGGTGGACCTGCTCTCCCAGAAGAAGGCCATTGCATTTGCAGACTGTATAgctcagctgttttttctgcacTTTCTTGGGGCATCAGAGATGTTTCTCCTGACTGTGATGGCATATGATCGCTACGCTGCCATCTGCAAGCCCCTGCACTACACAGCCATCATGAGCCGGCCAGTGTGCTGGACCCTGGTGtctgcctgctgggctgggggcttccTCCACTCCATTGTCCAGACGCTGCTCACAATCCAGCTCCCCTTCTGTGGCCCTAACACAATCGACAGCTACTTCTGTGACGTGCCTCTTGTCGTTCGACTTGCCTGCACAGACATCTATATCACTGAGTGGCTCATGGCTTCCAACAGCGGCTTAATATCCCTGCTTTGCTTCCTGGTGCTGGTCATATCGTACACATTTATCCTTGTCAGAATCAGGGTCCACTTCACAGGGGGGCACTGGAAAGCACTCTCCACCTGTGCCTCGCATGTGATGGTTGTCACCCTCTTCTTTGTACCCTGCATTTTCATCTACCTCCGTCCCTTTTCTACCTTGCCCTTGGACAAGCACATCTGTGTGATCTACACTGTCTTCTCCCCGGTGAtgaaccccctcatctacaCCCTGAGGAATAAGGAAATGAAGGCATCCATGTGGAAATT GATCAGTAGATTTTTGAACTGGGCTGAATGGCCCTGTGCGTTTCCCTAA
- the LOC130156204 gene encoding olfactory receptor 1019-like: MQKVNLSTVSEFVLVGLSGAPEVCFFLFVLFLITYLITMAGNIMILVAISTDTHLHNPMYFFLGSLSLLDLLCPTITVPKMLEALLLENKVISFTGCMLQLFFLIDVVGTEIFLLAVMAYDRYVAICHPLQYMNIMSMKLCAHLTIGTWVAGFFNSLLHTSLIFTLAFCDSNDIDQYYCDIPPMLALSCSPTYSRELVILTVAGVLGSSAFVVTLISYVYILLAILCMNSSESRHKAFSTCGSHLTVVCLFYGTTICTYVRPSSTYSPHQDRIVSMLYGILTPLLNPTIYSLRNKEVKVAIRRVISQVRTALTRQERLSGFGGLWNPSNWISTTVCD, encoded by the coding sequence ATGCAGAAGGTCAACCTATCAACAGTATCTGAATTTGTTCTTGTAGGCCTCTCTGGTGCTCCAgaagtctgtttttttctctttgtgctcTTTTTGATCACTTATTTGATCACCATGGCAGGCAACATCATGATCCTTGTTGCCATTAGCACAGACACTCATCTGCACAaccccatgtacttcttccttGGCAGCTTATCCTTACTGGATCTCTTATGTCCCACTATCACTGTGCCTAAGATGCTGGAGGCCTTGTTGCTTGAGAACAAGGTGATTTCATTCACTGGCTGCATGCTCCAGCTGTTTTTCCTCATTGATGTTGTAGGCacagagatttttctcttgGCTGTGATGGCATATGACCGTTATGTTGCAATATGTCACCCGCTGCAGTACATGAATATCATGAGTATGAAACTGTGTGCTCACCTAACCATTGGCACCTGGGTAGCAGgattttttaattctctgttgCACACATCTTTGATTTTTACACTCGCTTTTTGTGATTCTAATGATATTGACCAATATTACTGTGATATTCCTCCTATGCTGGCCCTCTCCTGCTCACCTACCTACAGTAGGGAACTGGTAATTCTCACAGTTGCTGGGGTCCTTGGAAGCAGCGCCTTTGTGGTCACTCTGATCTCGTATGTCTATATCCTCTTGGCTATCCTCTGCATGAACTCTTCTGAGAGCAGGCACAAAGCTTTCTCCACTTGTGGTTCTCACTTGACTGTAGTATGCCTTTTCTATGGGACCACCATTTGCACGTATGTACGGCCTTCCTCCACCTATTCACCTCACCAGGATAGGATAGTTTCCATGCTCTATGGAATCCTCACTCCCCTGCTAAACCCCACAATCTACAGTCTGAGGAACAAAGAAGTTAAAGTTGCCATAAGAAGAGTGATCAGCCAGGTAAGAACTGCTTTAACAAGACAAGAACGTCTCTCTGGTTTTGGTGGCCTCTGGAACCCCAGCAATTGGATCAGCACCACAGTTTGTGATTGA